From a region of the Aeoliella mucimassa genome:
- a CDS encoding type III polyketide synthase — protein sequence MSTCIQGLGLAVPKHFINQAEAAHYALASCVASDKQRQLATRLYLRSGVESRHSVLLNSSTNGETAAQSYYEPSTETQPFGPTTAERMQTYRSEAEKLAIEAAGKALLASGVEPAAITHVVTVSCSGFDAPGVDVSLITELGLKQQVARTHVGFMGCHGAMNGLRVAKAYANADPNVQVLLVAVELCSLHYQYEWTNERMVSNSLFADGAAAVVVSNAEQSKSLWSIGESLAEIVPESRDAMTWRIGDHGFEMTLSPAVPQLIKQELRPRLEAWLSQGDLSLDQIAGWAVHPGGPRILQACSEALSLPDSALAASFDVLRRFGNMSSPTVLFVLHELEQQITGPTVALGFGPGLAIEGCLLYR from the coding sequence ATGAGTACATGTATCCAAGGCTTGGGCCTGGCGGTTCCCAAGCACTTTATCAATCAAGCCGAAGCAGCCCACTACGCTCTCGCCAGTTGCGTAGCGAGCGACAAACAGCGGCAGTTGGCCACGCGACTCTACTTGCGGTCAGGCGTGGAGTCGCGCCATAGCGTCTTGCTCAACTCCTCCACCAACGGCGAAACCGCCGCGCAATCGTACTACGAACCATCGACCGAAACGCAGCCTTTCGGACCGACTACCGCCGAGCGAATGCAGACGTACCGCTCCGAAGCCGAGAAGCTCGCCATCGAGGCGGCCGGAAAAGCACTGCTCGCTAGTGGAGTGGAACCTGCTGCGATCACGCATGTGGTCACCGTGTCGTGCAGCGGATTCGACGCCCCTGGAGTCGATGTGTCGCTGATCACAGAATTGGGGCTTAAGCAGCAAGTCGCCCGTACGCACGTGGGATTCATGGGATGCCATGGAGCGATGAACGGTTTGCGGGTGGCCAAGGCTTACGCGAATGCCGATCCGAACGTGCAAGTGTTGCTAGTAGCAGTTGAGTTGTGCAGTCTGCACTATCAATACGAGTGGACGAACGAGCGGATGGTATCCAATTCGCTCTTCGCCGATGGAGCAGCCGCAGTGGTGGTGAGTAACGCCGAGCAATCTAAGTCGCTGTGGAGCATCGGTGAGAGCCTGGCCGAGATCGTTCCCGAGAGTCGCGACGCGATGACTTGGCGAATCGGCGACCACGGATTCGAGATGACCCTGTCGCCAGCGGTGCCGCAACTCATCAAGCAGGAACTCCGCCCTAGGCTCGAAGCGTGGTTATCGCAAGGCGATTTGAGCCTCGATCAGATCGCCGGCTGGGCGGTACACCCAGGTGGCCCGAGAATTTTGCAGGCGTGCAGCGAGGCCTTGTCGCTGCCCGACTCGGCGCTGGCTGCTTCGTTTGATGTGCTTCGGCGATTTGGCAATATGTCGTCGCCAACGGTATTGTTTGTGCTGCATGAACTCGAGCAGCAGATCACCGGTCCGACGGTCGCGCTGGGATTCGGGCCAGGTTTGGCGATCGAAGGATGTTTACTTTACCGATAA
- a CDS encoding NAD(P)/FAD-dependent oxidoreductase, which produces MTVLDASNQQTSRELWDAVVIGAGPAGAISSYLLAKSGVRTLLVEAKAFPRGKVCGGCLNARGIAALESISLGETLKECQPTVVDCLKIVHRNRSAELSLPAGLSVSRETLDAALVEASIAAGVTFMPETSCRVLSDLDNDLRVLRLSSHTGETTQVSARVVLACDGLGHPSLVNLPEVASTVAAGSRIGLGAIVEDSEASQAFATNTIYMAVAEQGYVGLAHAERGRVSIASAVDPKALAAADSPASLLRQMLRSAGLDYPTIDDSLPLRGTPPITQQAGQVASHRLFLLGDAAGYVEPFTGEGMAAAIEGAMSVAPLANQAVANWNEHLAAAWQETYHRTIRSRQQACKAIAWLVRHPRLLQWSIGCLSYQPFVGNKVARWVGSMRTPQGKSC; this is translated from the coding sequence ATGACCGTTCTCGACGCATCAAACCAGCAAACGAGTCGCGAGTTATGGGATGCGGTGGTGATTGGAGCCGGTCCGGCGGGTGCGATCAGTAGCTATCTGCTTGCCAAGAGTGGTGTCCGCACGCTGTTGGTAGAAGCCAAGGCCTTTCCCCGTGGCAAAGTTTGCGGCGGGTGTTTGAACGCACGCGGCATCGCCGCCCTGGAGTCAATCTCCCTGGGGGAAACCCTCAAAGAGTGCCAACCAACGGTCGTCGACTGTTTGAAGATCGTTCACCGCAATCGTTCGGCCGAACTATCGTTACCAGCGGGCTTGAGTGTATCGAGGGAGACGTTGGATGCCGCGCTCGTCGAGGCATCCATCGCAGCGGGCGTAACGTTCATGCCCGAGACCTCTTGTCGTGTACTCTCCGATTTGGACAACGACCTCCGTGTATTGCGACTAAGCTCTCATACTGGCGAGACGACTCAAGTGAGCGCGCGGGTAGTCCTAGCCTGCGACGGACTAGGCCATCCCTCGCTGGTGAACCTGCCGGAAGTTGCATCGACGGTGGCCGCTGGTTCGAGAATCGGTTTAGGAGCAATTGTCGAAGACAGCGAGGCAAGTCAAGCATTTGCCACCAATACCATCTACATGGCCGTTGCCGAGCAAGGCTACGTGGGATTGGCTCACGCCGAACGTGGTCGAGTGAGCATCGCCTCGGCGGTGGATCCCAAAGCCTTGGCTGCCGCCGACTCGCCCGCCAGTTTACTGAGACAGATGTTGCGTTCGGCTGGACTCGACTATCCAACGATCGATGACTCGCTTCCGCTGCGAGGCACTCCTCCCATCACCCAACAAGCTGGGCAGGTGGCCAGCCATCGGTTGTTTTTGTTAGGGGATGCGGCTGGTTACGTCGAACCGTTTACCGGCGAAGGCATGGCGGCAGCCATCGAAGGTGCCATGTCTGTAGCTCCGCTGGCCAACCAGGCAGTAGCCAACTGGAATGAGCATCTGGCCGCTGCCTGGCAAGAAACTTACCATCGTACTATCCGTTCGCGCCAGCAAGCGTGTAAGGCCATCGCCTGGCTGGTGCGGCATCCGCGATTGCTACAGTGGAGTATTGGGTGCCTGTCGTACCAACCATTCGTCGGCAACAAAGTTGCGAGATGGGTTGGTTCGATGCGGACGCCACAAGGAAAAAGCTGCTGA